One window from the genome of Natator depressus isolate rNatDep1 chromosome 27, rNatDep2.hap1, whole genome shotgun sequence encodes:
- the HSD17B1 gene encoding 17-beta-hydroxysteroid dehydrogenase type 1, whose amino-acid sequence MEKTVVLITGCSSGIGLGLAVRLASDTSCRFKVYATMRNLAKKERLLECVRGCHASTLEILQLDVTDPLSLAAAAQQVQEQRVDVLVCNAGVGLMGPLETCSYQAMKTIFDVNVFGTIGTIQAFLPGMKRRKAGKIIISSSVGALQGIPFNAVYCASKFAVEGLCESLAVILQQFNVHITLIECGPVNTSFLANLQSTDTEGSVLQGLDPQTCALYSQYLQHCQSLFRDVAQDTEEVLQVFLEAICTPCPPLRSFTTQFFMPLTRLKLTSPDGSEYISAMHKFVFSAGEAQGDRA is encoded by the exons ATGGAGAAAACCGTGGTGCTCATTACAGGCTGCTCCTCGGGGATCGGCCTGGGGCTGGCTGTGCGCCTGGCCTCGGACACCTCCTGCAGGTTTAAAG TCTACGCCACCATGCGCAACCTGGCCAAGAAGGAGCGGCTGCTGGAGTGCGTGCGGGGCTGCCATGCCAGCACCCTGGAGATCCTGCAGCTGGATGTCACCGACCCGCTCTCGCTCGCCGCAGCCGCGCAGCAGGTGCAGGAGCAGCGTGTCGACGTGCTGG tgtgcaatgcaggggtggggctgatggGCCCCCTGGAGACCTGCTCCTACCAGGCCATGAAGACCATCTTCGATGTGAACGTGTTTGGGACCATTGGCACCATCCAGGCCTTTCTGCCCGGCATGAAGCGCCGCAAGGCCGGCAAGATCATCATTTCCAGCAGTGTGGGGGCGCTGCAAG GGATCCCCTTCAACGCCGTGTACTGCGCCAGCAAGTTTGCCGTGGAAGGTCTGTGTGAGAGCCTGGCTGTGATCCTGCAGCAGTTCAATGTGCA CATCACGCTGATCGAGTGCGGCCCAGTCAATACGAGCTTCCTGGCCAACCTGCAGAGCACGGACACCGAGGGCAGCGTGCTGCAAGGCCTGGACCCGCAGACCTGTGCCCTGTACAGCCAGTACCTCCAGCATTGCCAGAGCCTCTTCCGCGACGTGGCCCAGGACACCGAGGAGGTCCTGCAG GTGTTCCTGGAAGCcatctgcaccccctgcccccctctgcgCTCTTTCACCACCCAGTTCTTCATGCCGCTCACCCGGCTCAAGCTGACAAGCCCTGACGGCTCAGAGTACATCAGCGCCATGCACAAGTTCGTGTTCTCTGCGGGCGAGGCCCAGGGCGACCGGGCATGA